In Syngnathoides biaculeatus isolate LvHL_M chromosome 5, ASM1980259v1, whole genome shotgun sequence, the following are encoded in one genomic region:
- the rpp25l gene encoding ribonuclease P protein subunit p25-like protein, translating to MENYSKVRSVEHPSVCPFNKAADTPEVRVRDGSKIRNLLRYALSRMEAKPQGEKDTGAEGEVDEGPPGPPDRPLSRQLVFTASGKGVSKAITCTELVKRRVRGLHQLTSLASATVTDVWEPLEAAVGLDSITVSRKLPVVWILLSKDPLDQSLPGYQAPGRCDNLWTRDEKEEAGPHKRKRGGGAGGGGRGRGGGRHAGRFRDFKAPS from the coding sequence ATGGAAAACTACAGTAAGGTTCGCAGCGTGGAGCATCCGTCCGTGTGTCCGTTCAACAAGGCCGCCGACACACCAGAGGTGCGCGTCAGAGACGGCAGCAAGATCCGCAATCTGCTGCGCTACGCCCTGAGCCGCATGGAGGCCAAGCCCCAGGGGGAGAAGGACACGGGAGCGGAAGGGGAGGTCGACGAAGGTCCTCCCGGCCCCCCGGACCGCCCCCTCTCCCGCCAGCTGGTGTTCACGGCGAGCGGCAAGGGCGTGTCGAAAGCCATCACCTGCACCGAGCTGGTGAAGCGGCGTGTCCGGGGCCTGCATCAGCTCACCTCGCTGGCCAGCGCCACGGTGACAGACGTTTGGGAGCCCCTGGAGGCGGCCGTCGGCCTCGACAGCATCACCGTCAGCAGGAAGCTGCCCGTCGTCTGGATCCTCCTCTCCAAGGACCCTCTGGATCAAAGCCTGCCCGGGTACCAGGCCCCCGGACGCTGCGATAACCTTTGGACTCGCGACGAAAAAGAGGAGGCGGGACCGCACAAGAGGAAGCGAGGCGGGGGGGCGGGCGGGGGCGGCAGAGGAAGGGGCGGAGGCCGCCACGCGGGACGTTTCCGAGACTTCAAAGCACCCAGTTGA
- the LOC133501404 gene encoding transcription factor HES-7.1-B-like, with protein MNTPQCCHRKSLKPQVERRRRERINRSLENLKTLLLAPQGSGGRRLEKAEILERTVVFLQQHADNVDGKQELPSYQRGFSSCLQRAAHFLQTEPKGLPDSSASSPTASPPPSSSWTPGSIPALQKMPSTAGVLWRPWS; from the exons ATGAACACGCCTCAGTGCTGCCACAGGAAG AGCTTAAAGCCTCAGGTGGAAAGACGTCGACGAGAAAGAATAAACAGAAGCTTGGAGAACCTCAAAACTCTTTTGCTTGCACCTCAA GGATCTGGCGGGCGCAGGTTGGAGAAAGCCGAGATCTTGGAGCGCACAGTCGTCTTCCTGCAGCAACACGCCGACAATGTCGACGGGAAGCAGGAGCTGCCCTCCTACCAACGTGgcttctcctcgtgcctgcagaGAGCTGCCCACTTCCTCCAAACTGAACCCAAGGGCCTCCCTGACTCATCTGCCTCCTCACCCACCGCTTCGCCTCCTCCATCTTCTTCATGGACCCCCGGCTCCATCCCAGCTCTCCAAAAGATGCCGAGCACGGCGGGGGTCTTGTGGAGACCCTGGTCCTGA